From the genome of Lentilactobacillus buchneri, one region includes:
- a CDS encoding DMT family transporter, with product MNSKKMLGALLLSLAASIWGGMFVVVKVVVETIPPIELVWLRYLIALVCLMLFAVIFHIKWRFNQRDLGIIILIGIIGNAISIVTQETGTWLSNAQTGAVITSATPTFMIIFAWWLLGEKLDAVKIISVTMATLGVIWIVGVHFSGTHVLLGIFSLIIAALTWALMSVLVKKVSGTYNSLQITIMSTFVAFVCLTPFVLSHMDVITQAHYLEPKIGLSLLYLGIVSTALGFVMWNKGLQLMNAASSGLFFLFQPIVGTLLGWLVLGETISWGFVFGTMMIIGSVWVSIRFAK from the coding sequence TTGAATTCAAAAAAAATGCTCGGTGCATTGCTGCTAAGTTTAGCTGCCAGTATCTGGGGGGGCATGTTTGTCGTGGTTAAAGTGGTGGTTGAGACTATCCCGCCAATTGAACTGGTCTGGTTGCGATACCTGATTGCGTTGGTTTGTTTAATGTTATTTGCAGTCATTTTTCACATTAAATGGCGTTTCAATCAACGTGATTTGGGAATCATCATTTTAATCGGTATTATTGGCAATGCCATTTCCATCGTGACCCAAGAAACCGGAACTTGGCTGTCAAACGCTCAGACTGGGGCGGTGATTACTTCAGCTACGCCGACCTTCATGATCATATTTGCCTGGTGGTTGCTTGGTGAGAAATTGGATGCTGTTAAGATCATTTCTGTTACCATGGCCACTTTAGGCGTTATCTGGATTGTTGGCGTTCACTTCTCAGGAACCCATGTGTTACTCGGAATTTTTTCGTTAATCATTGCCGCATTGACTTGGGCGTTGATGTCGGTCCTGGTCAAAAAAGTTTCAGGTACCTATAACTCACTTCAAATCACGATTATGTCGACTTTTGTCGCATTCGTTTGCCTCACGCCATTTGTCTTGAGCCACATGGATGTGATTACCCAAGCTCATTACCTGGAACCCAAAATTGGTCTCAGTCTCCTTTATCTGGGAATCGTCTCGACAGCCTTGGGCTTTGTTATGTGGAATAAAGGCCTTCAGTTAATGAACGCTGCCAGTTCTGGACTTTTCTTTCTGTTTCAACCGATTGTAGGAACGCTACTTGGATGGTTGGTTTTAGGTGAAACCATTTCGTGGGGATTTGTCTTTGGCACCATGATGATTATCGGCAGTGTTTGGGTATCAATTCGATTCGCTAAATAA
- a CDS encoding SAM-dependent methyltransferase, whose protein sequence is MLEKITYKELLSHAFDIPVSVTYWDGKTDNYGDGEPQVKITIKKEIPLKKMTSQPTLVLAEAYMNGDIEIDGSIQELVASAFRADHSFLTNNPFLKHLPKVSHSEKASESDIQKHYDIGNDFYRMWLDKSMTYSCAYFEHDDDTLEEAQLNKDRHILHKLNPVAGNTLLDIGSGWGTLLFMAAEDFDLKATGITLSQEQYDYTKQQIKERHLEGKVDVLLEDYREVKGQFNYVTSVGMFEHVGKENLGLYFQKVHDFLKPEGRALIHGITGQHQGAGVDPFLNKYIFHGGYIPNVAENMTHIMDAGMQMSDLEPLRRHYQKTLEIWYANYMKVIDKVKEKYGVPFSRMWGMYLQASAASFEAGNIDVMQYLLTNSPSGTGLPMTRQYVYQAKGE, encoded by the coding sequence ATGTTAGAGAAGATCACTTATAAAGAGCTGCTTAGCCATGCGTTTGATATTCCAGTATCTGTAACTTACTGGGATGGTAAGACCGATAACTACGGAGATGGTGAGCCGCAAGTTAAGATTACGATTAAGAAAGAAATTCCATTAAAGAAAATGACTTCACAGCCAACACTGGTATTGGCAGAAGCCTATATGAACGGCGACATTGAGATTGACGGCAGCATTCAAGAGCTAGTTGCCTCAGCCTTTCGTGCCGACCATAGCTTCTTAACCAACAACCCATTCTTGAAGCACTTACCAAAGGTTTCCCACTCGGAGAAAGCCAGTGAGTCAGACATTCAAAAGCATTATGATATTGGTAATGATTTTTATAGAATGTGGCTTGATAAGAGCATGACTTATTCATGTGCCTATTTTGAACACGATGACGATACTTTGGAAGAAGCTCAGTTGAACAAAGACCGGCATATTTTACACAAACTCAATCCGGTTGCCGGTAATACTTTATTGGACATCGGCAGTGGTTGGGGCACTTTGTTGTTCATGGCCGCTGAAGACTTTGATTTAAAGGCTACCGGAATTACTTTGAGCCAGGAACAATATGACTACACCAAGCAACAAATCAAAGAACGCCACCTTGAAGGTAAAGTTGACGTTTTGCTTGAAGACTATCGGGAAGTCAAAGGCCAATTTAACTACGTCACTTCAGTCGGAATGTTTGAACACGTTGGCAAGGAAAACCTTGGCTTATACTTCCAGAAAGTTCATGATTTCTTGAAACCTGAAGGACGAGCCTTAATCCACGGGATTACTGGTCAGCACCAGGGAGCCGGCGTTGATCCGTTCTTGAACAAGTATATTTTCCATGGCGGCTATATTCCAAACGTCGCTGAAAACATGACTCACATCATGGATGCCGGAATGCAGATGAGTGATTTGGAGCCGTTGCGCCGTCACTATCAAAAAACCTTGGAAATCTGGTACGCCAACTACATGAAGGTCATCGATAAGGTCAAAGAAAAGTACGGTGTGCCGTTCTCCAGAATGTGGGGCATGTACTTACAAGCCAGTGCCGCTTCATTTGAAGCCGGTAATATTGATGTTATGCAGTACTTGTTGACCAATTCCCCAAGTGGAACCGGTCTGCCAATGACGCGTCAGTACGTTTACCAGGCTAAGGGCGAATAA
- a CDS encoding phosphatase PAP2 family protein translates to MQTSTIKNHPLLFFGWLIFIGITGLVLLQNVQLYFWDRDFLNYLQRFITPDRTSFFKGVALFGSPMITVGLAIIASVFLWQRKMLEEALTTLVVVVTGNAGGLIIKHLTERPRPTTMLAHDSGYSFPSGHVVSAVILLLIVFQFILPLISSVRLRMFFSMMLVFWVALICLSRLYLQVHYPTDVIGAALYGLLWWESAMAVLHRQQLNTQKVIQHNRGQSS, encoded by the coding sequence ATGCAGACATCAACAATCAAAAATCATCCGCTGCTGTTCTTCGGCTGGCTGATCTTTATTGGCATCACAGGATTGGTCCTCCTGCAAAATGTTCAGTTGTATTTTTGGGACCGCGATTTTCTTAACTATCTCCAGCGATTTATTACCCCAGACAGAACAAGTTTTTTCAAAGGAGTTGCCCTGTTCGGCAGCCCAATGATAACAGTTGGGTTGGCGATTATCGCCAGTGTGTTTCTTTGGCAGCGAAAAATGCTGGAGGAGGCTCTGACAACCCTGGTGGTAGTCGTTACCGGCAATGCGGGTGGCTTAATCATTAAGCATCTAACTGAACGTCCACGACCAACCACCATGCTAGCCCATGACTCAGGCTACAGCTTCCCAAGCGGCCATGTCGTCAGTGCCGTTATTCTGCTGTTAATTGTTTTTCAATTCATCCTCCCGCTCATCTCATCGGTGAGGTTGAGAATGTTTTTCAGCATGATGTTAGTCTTCTGGGTAGCCCTGATTTGCCTCTCGCGACTCTACCTACAGGTTCACTATCCAACTGATGTGATTGGTGCGGCGCTGTATGGACTGCTGTGGTGGGAATCAGCAATGGCAGTCCTTCACCGCCAGCAATTAAATACCCAAAAAGTTATCCAACACAATCGGGGGCAGTCATCATGA
- the hisC gene encoding histidinol-phosphate transaminase — protein sequence MAKFDATFRNEVNVTQPYIQGETEDEVARKYHLDKVVKLGSNENPYAPYYHSKNAMIRSISTLNRYPEDDFVNLIQLLADENGLKPENVALGSGAGNIIETVAKMFINAGDEVLIARQSYRLYREVSRLMGAKVIEIPLTDDYQFDLDEFQQKITDKTKLIWICNPNNPTGTLTDAAKLEAFMDQLPDNVWVIVDEAYAQFADHLSLANFLRYIGNKRVMVIRTFSKFYGLAGARLGYVLGDPEAIQAYDTVTEPFNTNRTAIAGASAALQFDQTESNKARKKILGDREGLVESLGLLGFKVAPSQANFVFAQLPDGAPDAISVVNALMKNGVIVRDCTPWGYPHHIRVTVGTHAELEFFLSKLTEVLTN from the coding sequence ATGGCAAAATTTGATGCAACATTTCGAAATGAAGTCAATGTGACTCAACCATACATTCAAGGTGAAACAGAGGATGAGGTCGCTCGAAAGTATCATTTGGATAAAGTGGTCAAGTTGGGCTCTAATGAGAATCCCTATGCGCCGTACTACCACTCCAAGAATGCAATGATTAGAAGTATTAGTACGCTGAATCGGTATCCGGAAGATGACTTTGTCAATTTGATTCAGCTATTGGCGGATGAAAATGGCTTAAAACCAGAGAATGTGGCTTTGGGTAGTGGTGCCGGCAACATTATCGAAACGGTAGCCAAGATGTTTATTAATGCCGGTGACGAGGTGCTGATTGCCAGACAGTCGTACCGGTTGTACCGGGAAGTGTCTCGATTAATGGGCGCCAAGGTCATTGAAATCCCATTGACCGATGATTACCAGTTCGATCTGGACGAATTCCAGCAAAAGATCACCGACAAAACGAAGCTGATTTGGATCTGTAATCCCAACAATCCAACCGGGACGTTGACCGATGCAGCCAAACTTGAGGCTTTTATGGATCAGTTACCTGATAATGTCTGGGTGATTGTTGATGAAGCTTATGCCCAATTTGCCGATCACTTGAGCTTGGCGAACTTTCTTCGCTATATTGGCAATAAACGGGTCATGGTCATCCGGACTTTTTCCAAATTCTATGGCCTGGCAGGTGCCCGACTGGGTTATGTGCTGGGTGATCCTGAGGCAATTCAGGCTTATGATACTGTGACAGAACCGTTCAACACCAACCGAACGGCGATCGCCGGCGCAAGTGCTGCGCTTCAATTTGATCAAACCGAATCTAATAAGGCGCGCAAAAAAATTCTCGGTGATCGTGAAGGACTGGTTGAGTCGTTGGGACTTCTGGGCTTCAAAGTTGCCCCGTCCCAAGCTAATTTTGTGTTTGCCCAACTTCCCGATGGCGCACCCGATGCAATAAGCGTTGTCAACGCCCTCATGAAAAATGGGGTGATTGTCCGTGACTGCACGCCCTGGGGGTATCCGCATCACATTAGAGTCACCGTGGGAACTCATGCAGAATTAGAATTCTTCCTGTCAAAGTTGACCGAAGTCCTAACAAATTAA
- a CDS encoding sensor histidine kinase: protein MAKKQHRTTYQAIRHHFIILLTFFALFTGIAVVLVVGVNLVRQSESQSVELLRSLNRSFIDDKPDWKQWRKNSSINTENTYVRVTDQVHTAKQPELFYSQGAPQFLAAAPTPISKMIHIPVFPALIYAKGYGLFYYRSGVRHGSQKNIRSEIWLSLNPIVQLLTSVILIVLLVSLASLSLGWFVISLIARQLTEPLQTLQEAAKAHSQSINRVETLLPVPESPIEAKQLAISFNDLLSAIIKNNQKEKAFISNASHELRTPIAAIRGHIALVKRRGKAHPEIIDSSLHFIDDESAKMQALVNSLLALSRADKEVVTKSHFDLAAIVNETVEEQRVLLEQPIQVVGEQSAIVHANQTNITQILSALLDNAGKYSPPDAQITVKISKRDHQTILAVENNGPSIPEADQAHIFDRFYRGDPAHNSHITGNGLGLAIASQLAQLNDVGLRVTNILPHGVSFEVSFPDLDLTK, encoded by the coding sequence TTGGCAAAGAAACAGCATCGCACCACCTATCAGGCAATCCGTCACCACTTTATTATCCTGCTAACCTTTTTTGCCCTATTTACCGGTATCGCCGTTGTCTTGGTGGTGGGCGTGAATTTGGTCCGCCAAAGCGAAAGCCAATCGGTAGAATTACTCAGAAGCCTTAATCGCTCATTCATTGACGACAAACCGGATTGGAAACAGTGGCGGAAAAACAGCAGCATCAATACTGAAAATACTTATGTCAGGGTAACGGATCAGGTTCATACGGCTAAACAGCCGGAACTATTTTATTCCCAAGGAGCACCTCAATTTTTGGCGGCAGCACCAACCCCGATTTCAAAAATGATCCACATACCTGTTTTCCCGGCTCTCATTTATGCCAAGGGCTATGGCCTCTTCTATTATCGCAGCGGTGTTCGGCATGGTAGTCAAAAGAATATCCGCTCAGAAATTTGGCTGAGCCTCAATCCAATCGTTCAACTGTTAACATCGGTCATTTTAATCGTTCTGTTGGTTTCACTTGCCAGTCTGTCACTGGGCTGGTTCGTCATTTCCCTGATTGCCCGCCAGTTAACGGAGCCGCTGCAAACCCTCCAGGAAGCCGCCAAGGCTCATAGCCAATCGATTAATCGGGTTGAAACCCTTCTACCGGTTCCGGAGTCCCCAATCGAGGCCAAACAGCTTGCGATTAGCTTTAACGATTTGTTATCAGCCATCATCAAAAATAACCAAAAAGAAAAAGCATTTATTTCCAATGCATCTCATGAATTGCGAACACCGATTGCAGCTATCCGGGGTCATATTGCCCTTGTTAAACGCCGCGGCAAAGCGCATCCTGAAATTATCGACAGCTCACTTCATTTTATTGACGACGAGTCAGCAAAAATGCAGGCGCTGGTGAACAGTCTGCTGGCCCTGTCGCGAGCCGACAAGGAAGTCGTCACCAAAAGTCATTTTGATTTAGCAGCCATCGTCAACGAAACCGTCGAAGAACAGCGGGTGCTTTTAGAGCAACCAATTCAAGTTGTGGGCGAGCAATCAGCAATCGTTCATGCCAACCAGACCAATATTACCCAGATTTTATCTGCCCTTTTAGATAATGCCGGCAAATATTCCCCGCCGGATGCCCAAATCACGGTCAAAATCAGCAAACGTGACCATCAAACAATTTTGGCTGTCGAAAACAATGGCCCAAGCATCCCCGAGGCTGACCAGGCCCATATCTTTGATCGTTTTTACCGCGGGGATCCTGCCCACAACAGTCACATTACCGGCAACGGATTAGGCTTAGCAATTGCCAGTCAGCTTGCCCAGCTAAATGATGTCGGCTTGCGGGTCACAAATATCTTGCCCCACGGCGTCTCGTTTGAAGTCAGCTTTCCCGACCTCGATTTAACAAAATAG
- a CDS encoding MerR family transcriptional regulator: MEAITTFENEKRGIILDKEFQQKLAQIMKENDWHLGIGDVANATGVSQTKLRYWERKGYIESTQGKGQNRKFSYSMLIKVYQMKVLLDQGYTLAVAAQKAESKSHELKLARQVLFDRFEGMTEIDGHPAVDLGYLDDNQDSILYAVVKKDGTKFKVVPTGK; this comes from the coding sequence ATGGAAGCAATTACAACTTTTGAAAATGAGAAACGAGGGATCATTTTGGATAAAGAGTTCCAGCAGAAGCTGGCTCAAATCATGAAAGAGAACGACTGGCACTTGGGCATCGGAGACGTTGCGAATGCCACCGGCGTTTCCCAGACCAAATTGCGGTACTGGGAACGAAAGGGCTATATCGAAAGCACCCAGGGAAAAGGCCAGAATCGCAAATTTTCCTATAGTATGCTGATCAAGGTCTATCAGATGAAAGTTTTATTGGATCAGGGCTACACTTTGGCAGTCGCTGCCCAAAAGGCCGAATCCAAAAGCCACGAACTCAAATTAGCGAGACAGGTCCTATTCGATCGATTTGAAGGGATGACCGAAATCGACGGCCATCCTGCAGTTGACCTGGGCTATCTGGACGATAATCAAGATTCGATCCTCTATGCAGTGGTTAAAAAAGACGGCACTAAATTTAAAGTCGTTCCAACAGGAAAGTAA
- a CDS encoding DUF4811 domain-containing protein — protein sequence MIVITLVIGVVLAFVFFIYISSKPVSYTLTALSLLLAVVSMVFIIKNDHDHYGMKQVTTETSQQIYPIGSKQMQMILYQPIGTANKHQVYIYQKSANAKKKSHTQTTDTTNKVVMTSGTTHMVTQTTRWEYKSDAAKLWFGISGEGHKFVKRHNILYVNKSVQVLSAQQAKALKKMMASKSYQAKLKAQGKAFVTKQVMAAMKKNPTMSAADRAKLVKQATAEFQAQAIKNVLAQIKK from the coding sequence ATGATCGTTATCACACTTGTAATTGGGGTTGTTCTCGCGTTTGTCTTCTTCATCTACATTTCAAGTAAACCGGTCAGTTATACCCTTACTGCGCTCTCACTATTGTTGGCAGTCGTATCAATGGTCTTCATCATTAAGAACGACCACGATCATTACGGCATGAAACAAGTGACAACAGAAACATCACAGCAAATTTACCCAATCGGCAGCAAGCAAATGCAGATGATTCTCTATCAGCCGATTGGAACAGCTAATAAGCATCAAGTTTATATTTATCAAAAATCAGCCAATGCTAAAAAGAAGTCCCATACGCAAACGACTGATACCACCAACAAAGTGGTCATGACCAGCGGTACGACTCACATGGTCACTCAAACTACGCGTTGGGAGTACAAGAGTGATGCTGCCAAATTGTGGTTCGGCATTTCTGGTGAAGGCCACAAATTCGTCAAACGTCACAACATCTTGTATGTCAACAAATCAGTTCAGGTTCTCTCCGCTCAACAAGCCAAAGCCCTTAAGAAAATGATGGCAAGCAAATCTTACCAAGCTAAATTAAAGGCCCAAGGTAAAGCGTTTGTCACCAAGCAGGTGATGGCCGCAATGAAGAAGAACCCAACCATGTCAGCTGCTGACCGGGCCAAATTGGTCAAGCAGGCCACCGCTGAATTCCAAGCACAAGCCATTAAGAATGTGCTGGCACAGATTAAAAAATAG
- a CDS encoding MDR family MFS transporter produces the protein MGNAVDKNGKSYNRGLMIIVILVGTFCTVLNQTILSTAFPTIMKAFDVNTSTVQWLTTGFMMVNGIMIPVSAWLSTRFNSKWLYISAMTTFFAGTIVCYIAPNFATLLIGRLIQALGVGVTMPLLQTIMLSIFPPAKRGTAMGLAGIVIGLAPAIGPTLSGWVIDNWTWRDLFGMIIPLMFLVILASFWLVRSVLDTKKTGIDLLSIVMSTIGFGSLLYGFSSVGEDGWGSTIVISTLIVGVVFIALFIWRQLTMKTPFLEFRVYRSVPFTVSAILSSVTMMAMVGVEMVIPLYLQIVKGMSAFHSGLTLLAGALMMGIMSPITGRAVDRFGAKRLSILGMSLLTLGSIPFIFITKSTSTLYIVVFYAIRMFGISMTMMPATTVGMNSLPINLLSHGTAVNNTQRQVAASVGTAVLISILTNVTKSNKPAHSMLTSNPLGYRDHMINATLTGYHAAFAISLLFCILALITAFFLKNRGHSTDYTKNGGED, from the coding sequence GTGGGTAACGCAGTAGATAAAAACGGGAAGTCATACAACCGTGGTTTGATGATTATCGTTATTCTGGTCGGAACATTTTGTACCGTTCTGAATCAGACGATTCTTTCAACCGCCTTTCCTACCATTATGAAAGCATTCGACGTCAACACATCGACTGTTCAGTGGTTGACCACTGGGTTCATGATGGTTAACGGAATTATGATTCCTGTTAGTGCTTGGTTAAGCACAAGATTCAATTCTAAGTGGCTTTATATTAGTGCCATGACCACTTTCTTTGCCGGAACGATCGTTTGTTACATCGCTCCCAACTTTGCGACCTTATTAATCGGTCGTTTGATTCAAGCCCTCGGTGTTGGGGTTACCATGCCATTACTTCAGACAATTATGCTTTCCATCTTCCCACCTGCCAAACGTGGGACTGCCATGGGACTTGCCGGAATCGTTATTGGCCTGGCACCTGCAATTGGGCCAACCCTTTCCGGATGGGTCATTGATAACTGGACTTGGCGTGATCTGTTCGGAATGATCATTCCATTGATGTTCTTAGTTATTCTTGCCAGTTTCTGGCTCGTCAGAAGTGTATTGGATACCAAGAAGACGGGCATCGACCTGCTTTCAATCGTCATGTCTACCATCGGATTTGGAAGTTTGCTTTACGGCTTCTCATCAGTTGGTGAAGATGGTTGGGGCAGCACAATCGTGATTTCAACGTTGATCGTCGGCGTTGTCTTCATCGCCTTGTTCATTTGGCGTCAATTGACTATGAAGACCCCATTCCTGGAATTTCGGGTCTACCGTTCAGTACCATTTACCGTCTCAGCGATTTTGAGTTCCGTTACCATGATGGCCATGGTCGGAGTCGAAATGGTCATTCCACTTTACCTGCAGATTGTTAAAGGCATGTCCGCCTTTCATTCCGGATTAACGTTGCTGGCCGGCGCTTTAATGATGGGAATTATGAGCCCAATTACCGGCCGGGCCGTTGACCGTTTTGGTGCTAAACGCCTGTCAATCTTAGGAATGAGCTTGTTAACATTAGGGTCAATTCCGTTTATCTTCATTACCAAGAGCACGTCAACTTTATACATTGTTGTCTTCTACGCTATTCGGATGTTTGGAATTTCAATGACAATGATGCCTGCTACGACTGTTGGAATGAACTCACTACCAATTAATTTGTTAAGTCACGGAACTGCCGTCAACAACACTCAGCGACAGGTTGCCGCTTCAGTTGGAACGGCTGTGTTGATCAGTATCTTGACCAACGTGACGAAGAGCAACAAACCGGCTCACTCAATGCTGACAAGTAACCCGCTTGGCTACCGTGATCACATGATCAACGCCACGTTAACCGGTTATCACGCCGCATTTGCCATTTCACTGCTCTTCTGTATCTTAGCTTTGATCACTGCCTTCTTCTTGAAGAACCGTGGTCACTCAACTGATTACACTAAAAATGGAGGTGAAGACTAA
- a CDS encoding YfhO family protein, with translation MNLKYTTRNILLIVALSAALTGVVLVMIFTVNQITPFGTHNLLVGDMSAQYVPFLTGFRNALLTGHFSLFSFSLGVGENIFPLITYYLLSPFNLLVLLFPTSQLPVAISWIFILKDMTIAATTCWFLARHFNRIHLLLPFFALAFSLCGFASANFVNIMWLDGLIYLPLICDGIDQIKAGKQSISLFVWLTAAIVSNYYIGYMLGLFTLIYAVETIIRTNDLHFSLITAISHNRQFITRFIFTEAASVMSSMVVLLPTMLGMLQTAKTSPSTTNSLAAAAKPQFGLEIFSQLGLGGQTYDNRLLHAPAIFSSLAIALLVIGYFFHPQIPRNHKLAVSVTAGILSLSMLIGPINLVWHMLNEPSGSPFRYSFLLSFVLISAAYEMLLATPQRLSFKAKLSTPTILAGLLIVGYLDIRLGRHVLTNDYLAVQPNSLNVLIVNLLLTVIFSYLLFTAVHPMQQLLIGTIVCLEMGTNFGYTLKSEPLPLQTSYETAYPRVDTIVSKTKTTDNQLYRIDQSHSQLAPIFKETYLGYNDPILFNYNGIQEYSSTLTESTRQSLKMIGLFSKNQRRISTAGSTAISDMLLGVKYQLNPAGKIEKNTSFAGIGFPVTNQFAHLQLTAGTLFTNLERILQRLTPSDQPYLVSESGTNPQRQTIRAREKYTLTIIPKLSGPLYFDTSDKLLDYSAIYVNHTRLKTIPNQLDKQYLVKLGTAKRGVPVNLQLTSKSQNTLHDSHFNSLNESQFSKVDQHLKQSAFTPTYTNDRLVGTAVRPNSQSEWLYTAIPYDPGWTATVNGQPVEPIKVLGNFTALPLTDQSNHIVMSYHVPGLLLGIILSLLGLLAFSWRQFRNLALRKDVSQQAPGDGTPSNGETY, from the coding sequence ATGAACCTTAAATATACAACCAGAAATATCCTGTTAATCGTCGCTTTATCGGCAGCCCTGACCGGCGTGGTGTTGGTGATGATCTTCACAGTTAACCAAATCACCCCATTTGGGACTCACAATCTATTAGTTGGTGATATGAGTGCCCAATACGTCCCATTTCTGACCGGCTTTCGAAACGCCCTCTTAACCGGACACTTCTCATTATTTTCTTTTTCGCTTGGCGTCGGTGAAAACATCTTTCCGCTCATCACGTACTATCTATTGAGTCCATTTAACTTACTGGTCCTCCTATTTCCAACGAGCCAGCTGCCGGTGGCCATTTCCTGGATTTTTATCCTCAAAGACATGACGATTGCCGCGACGACCTGCTGGTTTCTCGCTCGGCATTTCAATCGAATTCATCTTTTACTGCCATTTTTCGCTCTAGCTTTCAGCCTTTGCGGTTTTGCTTCGGCAAACTTCGTCAATATCATGTGGCTGGACGGCCTCATTTATTTGCCGTTAATCTGTGACGGAATCGATCAGATCAAAGCGGGAAAACAATCGATCAGTTTATTTGTCTGGCTGACGGCAGCGATCGTGTCCAACTACTATATCGGCTATATGCTCGGACTGTTTACCCTCATCTACGCAGTCGAAACGATTATCCGAACCAACGATCTTCACTTCTCTTTGATCACCGCCATCAGCCACAATCGACAGTTTATTACCAGATTCATTTTCACCGAAGCCGCCAGTGTCATGTCCAGTATGGTGGTGCTATTGCCGACCATGTTGGGCATGCTTCAGACCGCCAAGACCAGCCCGTCAACCACCAATAGTCTGGCTGCGGCAGCCAAGCCACAATTTGGTTTGGAGATCTTTTCCCAATTGGGTTTGGGCGGGCAAACGTACGATAATCGGCTGCTACATGCTCCGGCGATTTTTTCGTCCTTAGCGATCGCCCTTTTAGTGATCGGCTACTTTTTCCATCCCCAAATCCCTCGAAACCACAAACTAGCGGTCTCGGTAACGGCTGGAATTCTCTCACTCAGTATGCTGATTGGACCGATCAATCTGGTTTGGCACATGCTCAATGAACCGTCCGGCTCTCCATTTCGCTATTCATTCTTGCTGAGTTTTGTCTTGATCTCCGCGGCTTACGAAATGCTGTTGGCCACCCCCCAACGCTTGTCATTCAAGGCTAAATTGAGCACTCCAACAATTCTAGCGGGATTGTTAATTGTCGGTTATCTCGACATCCGCCTGGGACGCCATGTGCTCACAAACGACTATTTGGCCGTTCAGCCCAACTCACTCAACGTCCTCATAGTCAATCTCCTTTTAACGGTCATCTTCTCATACCTCCTGTTCACAGCCGTCCATCCGATGCAGCAATTATTAATTGGAACAATTGTCTGCCTGGAAATGGGTACCAACTTCGGCTACACCCTCAAGAGCGAACCGCTGCCTTTGCAAACAAGCTACGAGACTGCCTATCCTCGAGTTGATACCATCGTTTCAAAGACTAAAACCACCGACAATCAGCTATACCGCATTGACCAGTCTCACAGTCAGTTGGCTCCCATATTCAAAGAAACTTACTTAGGCTATAACGATCCCATATTGTTCAATTACAACGGCATTCAAGAATACAGCTCGACGTTAACCGAATCCACCCGTCAATCACTGAAAATGATCGGTCTGTTCAGTAAGAATCAGCGCCGAATCAGTACTGCCGGCTCGACTGCCATTTCCGACATGCTGTTGGGGGTTAAATATCAGCTGAACCCAGCTGGAAAAATTGAGAAAAACACATCCTTTGCAGGGATCGGCTTCCCGGTTACCAACCAATTCGCTCATCTACAACTCACCGCCGGCACACTATTTACCAATCTGGAAAGGATTCTCCAACGACTGACACCTTCCGACCAACCGTATTTAGTAAGCGAATCTGGAACCAACCCACAACGGCAAACAATCAGGGCTCGCGAAAAATACACCCTGACGATCATTCCCAAGCTCAGCGGTCCGCTGTACTTCGATACTTCAGATAAACTACTGGATTACAGCGCCATTTATGTCAATCACACCCGATTGAAAACCATCCCCAATCAACTTGATAAACAGTACCTGGTTAAATTGGGAACTGCCAAACGTGGCGTCCCGGTTAACCTACAGCTCACATCCAAAAGTCAAAACACCCTTCACGATAGTCATTTCAACAGCCTGAATGAATCGCAATTCAGCAAAGTTGATCAACACCTGAAACAAAGCGCTTTTACCCCCACCTATACCAACGATCGTTTGGTGGGGACGGCAGTTCGCCCAAATTCACAATCAGAATGGCTGTATACAGCAATTCCATATGATCCCGGATGGACGGCAACCGTTAATGGCCAACCCGTTGAACCAATTAAGGTGTTGGGTAACTTTACCGCATTACCACTCACTGATCAGTCAAACCACATCGTGATGTCTTATCACGTCCCCGGGTTATTGCTTGGGATCATTCTTTCTCTTTTAGGCTTATTGGCGTTTAGTTGGCGCCAATTTCGCAATCTTGCCCTTCGAAAAGACGTGAGTCAACAGGCGCCAGGAGATGGAACACCCTCAAACGGGGAAACTTACTAG